In Bacillus sp. NP247, one DNA window encodes the following:
- a CDS encoding matrixin family metalloprotease, producing the protein MFVAVGIVFVVGSSFNVSHAYVKTGYKLSTKNQSFKWGDRLSGSSVIKSGWQDAISSWQNSAANAKFFYHGSSVHTLNSWYESSSTYYGRMNVQLNNKIVTKFSGDINAGNTNITKSNVAKSTAVHELEHALGLDHNTGTSIMNSDRDRAKMHVPQKDDVNGVNAIYK; encoded by the coding sequence ATGTTCGTCGCTGTTGGGATAGTATTCGTAGTAGGTAGTAGTTTTAATGTGTCGCATGCGTATGTAAAGACAGGATACAAATTATCGACAAAAAACCAAAGCTTTAAATGGGGTGACCGCTTATCAGGAAGCAGTGTAATAAAGAGTGGCTGGCAGGATGCTATTTCATCTTGGCAAAATAGTGCAGCTAATGCCAAGTTCTTTTATCACGGATCTTCGGTGCATACATTAAATTCTTGGTATGAATCCTCGTCCACATATTATGGAAGAATGAATGTTCAACTAAATAATAAAATTGTTACGAAATTTTCTGGAGACATTAATGCAGGTAATACAAATATCACGAAATCAAATGTTGCTAAAAGTACGGCTGTTCATGAATTAGAACATGCATTAGGACTCGATCATAATACGGGGACATCTATTATGAATAGTGATAGAGATCGTGCCAAAATGCATGTTCCTCAAAAAGATGATGTGAATGGTGTAAATGCAATTTATAAATGA